A genomic region of Paenibacillus sp. PL2-23 contains the following coding sequences:
- a CDS encoding GerAB/ArcD/ProY family transporter has protein sequence MNIRLTKITAFQLFALVILNQVGFNVLTIPFPQSHDAGYDAWLSILLGGVWAQLIILVIYWLCTRYPDMPLPQSIRLIAGQAVGTFLNLIIAIYCLESSLLIIVSYADVINRWVLYATPWSVLIGISIFIAAYVASSTLRVIATITQTIILMFLLCLILIFISGMGKGSFLHFLPMGAHGLGPILKASLPAFWVYAGYELLLYVFPYVDNRSHKKTLLVMTAANGATTFLYVMVALIVTHNFNESQLSAIPEPLIFLLRQFNWPVMQSLDILMIAVWFSITTVTAYVYLFLAARYFAFIRKSEIRRHGLLVFIFAVIMFLAGLWGSDRSHIHLFSNYHNIATVVVVAAMPAILLIVSLARGKKGSME, from the coding sequence ATGAACATTAGATTGACCAAAATTACAGCATTTCAGCTATTTGCCCTCGTCATATTGAATCAAGTCGGATTTAATGTGCTTACGATTCCATTCCCGCAGTCCCATGACGCGGGTTATGACGCCTGGCTGTCCATCCTGCTGGGAGGAGTCTGGGCGCAGCTTATCATTCTCGTGATCTATTGGCTATGCACACGCTACCCGGATATGCCGCTGCCCCAGTCTATTCGGCTCATAGCGGGGCAGGCGGTCGGCACCTTCCTTAATCTCATTATTGCAATCTATTGCCTGGAATCCAGCCTATTGATCATCGTGTCATACGCAGACGTCATCAACCGCTGGGTTCTATACGCGACTCCTTGGTCGGTCTTGATTGGCATATCCATATTTATCGCCGCGTATGTCGCATCCTCCACACTAAGAGTAATCGCTACCATTACACAGACCATTATTCTGATGTTCCTGCTCTGCTTGATTCTCATCTTCATCAGCGGGATGGGGAAGGGCTCCTTCCTGCATTTCCTCCCAATGGGCGCTCATGGGCTTGGGCCTATCTTAAAGGCCTCATTGCCGGCCTTCTGGGTATACGCAGGCTATGAGCTATTGCTATATGTATTTCCCTACGTCGACAACCGCTCTCATAAAAAAACATTGCTTGTGATGACCGCCGCAAACGGGGCGACAACGTTCCTGTATGTCATGGTTGCGCTCATTGTGACGCACAACTTTAACGAAAGCCAGCTATCGGCCATCCCCGAGCCGTTAATTTTTCTGCTGCGCCAATTCAACTGGCCCGTCATGCAAAGCTTGGACATCTTAATGATCGCGGTCTGGTTCTCGATTACCACCGTTACCGCTTATGTGTATTTGTTTCTGGCTGCCCGCTACTTCGCCTTTATTCGGAAATCGGAGATCCGAAGGCACGGACTGCTCGTGTTTATTTTCGCCGTCATCATGTTCCTTGCAGGCTTGTGGGGCTCGGATCGGTCGCATATTCATTTGTTTTCGAATTATCACAATATAGCGACTGTCGTGGTTGTTGCGGCTATGCCGGCAATCTTGCTGATTGTCTCTTTGGCTCGCGGAAAAAAGGGGAGTATGGAATGA
- a CDS encoding spore germination protein — protein MISKPGTANNYEQLGKQLHNSSDFKSRLLHAGEHRYRLFYMDSMIDPKIVQDHIIQPLLQQPGVPVGEAVTILNYAETDWLPEAAKAIIEGKSVLQREGDATLYLLDTPLNKERSINIPVNERALRGSNEALIENLQTNVYMLRQMMATSDLAVKSYTLGKRTNTTVSILYMDSLVNKDVLREFEKRIQQIELDYVEAPGFVRELIQDKQFAMFPRFLVTERPDRVRSYLMDGKIAIITEGSPDCLILPVTFWAFFQSPDDYQLGWMFGSAVRLLRIFCFLIAISLPGAYVALVTFDPRMLPFEIALTLQSSLQYIAMSPLLEAVFMLLTLEILREASIRLPNPIGQTLGVVGGIVIGTIVVQSNLISNMMVIVIAVTGISSFIIPTYEMSGAARYLTYPFIVLSALFGLIGLVLAYMLLITHLSRLHTMGIPYFISSVGPRRSWDTVFRAPIRLLKQRKNSKSDLG, from the coding sequence ATGATTTCCAAACCGGGCACCGCGAACAACTATGAGCAGCTTGGCAAGCAGCTGCACAACAGCAGCGATTTCAAGTCTCGCTTGCTCCATGCGGGAGAGCATCGCTACCGACTGTTCTATATGGATTCCATGATCGATCCGAAGATTGTACAGGATCATATTATTCAGCCCTTGCTTCAACAGCCGGGAGTGCCGGTCGGCGAGGCGGTTACGATACTGAATTATGCCGAGACCGATTGGCTGCCGGAAGCGGCGAAGGCAATTATTGAGGGGAAAAGCGTACTGCAGCGCGAGGGCGATGCCACCCTGTATTTGCTCGACACACCGCTCAACAAGGAGCGCTCTATTAATATTCCCGTGAACGAACGTGCGCTTCGCGGCTCCAACGAAGCACTAATTGAGAACCTGCAAACGAATGTGTATATGCTGCGGCAGATGATGGCAACGTCAGACTTAGCCGTCAAATCCTATACGCTGGGAAAGCGAACAAATACGACGGTGTCCATTCTATACATGGACTCCCTTGTGAATAAGGATGTGCTTCGGGAATTCGAGAAGCGCATTCAGCAAATTGAGCTGGATTATGTAGAGGCTCCGGGTTTTGTGCGGGAGCTGATCCAAGACAAGCAATTTGCCATGTTTCCACGGTTTCTGGTCACCGAGAGGCCCGACCGTGTTCGATCTTATCTCATGGACGGCAAAATTGCCATTATAACCGAAGGCTCTCCGGACTGCCTGATCCTGCCCGTTACGTTCTGGGCATTCTTCCAGTCGCCGGATGATTATCAGCTGGGGTGGATGTTCGGCAGCGCCGTAAGGCTGCTTCGCATATTCTGTTTCCTCATTGCAATCAGCTTGCCGGGCGCCTATGTCGCTCTTGTCACCTTCGATCCGCGCATGCTGCCGTTCGAGATCGCGTTGACGCTGCAAAGCTCCTTGCAATATATTGCGATGTCGCCGCTGCTGGAGGCGGTGTTTATGCTCTTGACGCTTGAAATTCTGCGCGAGGCCTCCATTAGACTGCCCAACCCCATCGGCCAGACTCTTGGTGTTGTTGGAGGTATTGTGATAGGCACCATTGTTGTACAATCCAATCTGATCTCCAACATGATGGTTATCGTGATTGCGGTGACAGGCATCTCTTCATTCATTATTCCAACTTACGAGATGAGCGGGGCTGCCAGATATTTAACGTATCCCTTCATCGTACTGTCCGCGTTGTTTGGACTCATTGGCCTGGTGCTGGCATACATGCTGCTCATTACGCACTTGTCGAGACTGCATACTATGGGTATTCCGTATTTCATATCCAGCGTAGGTCCGAGGAGAAGCTGGGATACGGTGTTTCGCGCTCCTATTCGCTTACTGAAGCAACGCAAAAATAGCAAAAGCGACTTGGGCTGA